CATTTTCCAATGCACCAGGTGCTCACCTTTGGGGGAAACCTGCTGCAGACCCTGACCCGTGGAAGTGGTGATAAAAAGGGCCCTTAGGTCATTGGAGTCCAGCTTATCATTCTGGTTCCAGGCTTTATCGCCGCCAATGATGATCACGGGCCGCTCTTTCCGGTACCTTCCACTCTCTTTTAACGCCGTGGCATCAATCTGAAACGGGGGCGGTAATTCCACTCTCACCGATTGCCCGGTTCTGGTGTTGATAAAAAGAAGCCCCACCTCTTCTCCCAGCCCCAGGCTTATTTTGGACGCGGAGTAAATGGAGGCCACCACCATGTCCGTAGAATCAAGAACGGTGAGTTGGTTGTACTGCGGGGAATACTTGCCCTGGCCCTGCGCCTTCCCTGCAGCAGCCCATAGAAACGCAAGAAGCAAAAGCGCAGTAAGCGGGCGCAGAGGGAAGCAGAGGGGTGGCTTCATGATAGAGGACTTTAGGTAGAAGTAAATCCTGTTTTAAGCTCATTTTCCAGAAAACAGGCCCAAAACAGGGAAAGGCGTTATTTTTTAAGCGGCTCCGCCGATGGCTGGTTTTTCTCCTGTTGCAGAAAGGCCTCGGCCAGAAGCAGATCCTCAGGGGTAGTTAGTTTGATGTTTTTGAAACTGCCTTCCACCAGGTGGATCTTATGCCCGAACCGCTCCACTACCGAGGCATCATCGGTGAACAGCGGACTTTCAGGTTGGGCATAGGCGCGGCGCAACAGCGGCAACCTAAAGCATTGCGGGGTCTGCACCAGCCGGTAGGCCGAGCGGTCCACGGCTTTGGAACTGCCGCCCCGCACCCGTCTAATGGAGTCTTTCAAGGAAACCGCCACCACGGCCGTGCCCTGCGCGAAAGCCTTGTTATAGGCGGCCTGCAAAATGGCGTTGTCTACAAAAGGGCGCACCCCGTCATGCACGGCCACCACCCCATCTTGCTCCTGGTCTAGCGCAGCCAACCCATTCTTCACCGACTGAAACCTGCTGGTACCCCCCACCACCACCTGGTGCGGAAGGGTGAACGAATAGTCACCGCATAGGCCTTGCCAGGTTTTTACCTCGGCCTGCGGCAGCACCAATACCAGGGGCATAGTGGGGTCAAAGGCATGGAAGCGGCGCAGGGTATGCATGAGCACCGGCTCCCCGCCTATAGGCAGGAACTGCTTGGGCTGCGCGGCCTGCATGCGGCTACCAGACCCACCGGCCACAATAATGGCGTATTTTTTTAACTCAGACGAGGACATGGAGGCAAGATACACATTCAGACCCGCTCGTGGCAAACCCGTTTTAGGCCTGTTTTGGCGAAAACAGGCCTAAAACGCAAAACCAAATGCGCGTAGCCTGAAAGCCGTGCCTGTAATTAGAACTGCAGGGTAAAAGTAGTTCCCTGGTCTACCTCACTGGCCACGGTAAGGTTCCCACCCATGGCTTTGGCCTGCGAATGGGCAATGTAGAGTCCCATGCCCTTGCTGTCTTTGCGTTGGTGGAACCGCTGGTACAAACCAAAAATGCGCTCGCCGTACCGTTTCAGGTCTATGCCCAGGCCGTTGTCTTTGAAATGCAGGAACTGATGTCCGTCTACCGCCTCGGTGGTGACCTCAATGTGCAGCACCCGGTCCGGCGATTGGTATTTGATGGCGTTGGAGAGCAGGTTGAGCAAGATGCTGTACAGGTACCCGCCGTTGTAGTAGACCTCGGGCACCTGCGAGAAATCTGCGGTGACCTGGGCGCCAATCTCCGTGAGAAGCCCGTCCACGGAGAGGCGTACCCGCTCAAAGGCCTCGGGTAGGCTGATCTGTTCCTTTTGGGTGAGGGGTTTGTTTCTGATGACCAGGATCTCCAGCAGGTCATCAATAATGGTGTTGAGCTGCACGGTAGACTCCTTGAACTTCTGGATCAAAAGCTTGTTGCGGCCTTCGGGCACGGCGTCCAGGTCCAGCAGGTTAATGATGCCCGTTAGGTTAGACAACGGGGCCCGCAGGTTATGGGAGGTGATAAAGGTGAACTGCTTGAGATCGGCGTTGTTCTGGGTAAGCTCTGAGATAAGCAACTCGCGTTCCTGGGCATAGCTCTTGCGCAGGGTAATATCGCGCAGCATGGAGATCCAGTGCGTGAGCTGGTTCTTGTGGTTGAACATGGGAATGAGCAGCAGTTGGGCCCAGAAGCGGCTTCCGTCTTTGCGGTAGCTTTCCAGTTCGCCCTCGCAGGCCAGGCCGGCCTGCATCTGCCGAATGATCTCCTCCATGACCTGCGGATCGGTGTCGGGACCGTTCAGGAAAGAGGGGTCCTTGCCCAGCACCTCTTCCTGGGTATACCCCGTCATGGCAAAGAACGCGTTGTTGAAGTAGATAGACTCCAGGGAATGGAGGTCATCAGGTTTCACCTCACTGATGATGATGGCATCCTGGGCATTGGTGATGACAGATTCCAACAAACGCAGTTGCTGCTCCTCGGCTTTCTGCTGGGTAATATCGGTGAGTAGGGCAAACACCCTTTCTACCTGGCCGTGTTCATCCAGCAGCGGCTGCACCTGTAGTTTTATCCAGCGCTTTCCATGGGTTTTGGAGTACTGGAGCAGGTCACACTCCAGGGACTGCACCTTGCTCAGCCGTTCATCAATGTAAGCCAGGGTGCCCAGGTCTGTTTCCGCTCCACTCAGAAAGGAACCCAGGGTTTTTCCGGCAATCTCTTCCAGGGTATAGCCCAACATTCTGGTAAACGACGGGTTTACCCAGTGTACGGTCAGGTCTGGGTGCATGATCAGAACGCCGTTCACGGTCTCGCGGGCCACCACCGAAAGCTTCCGAAGCTCTTCCTCGGCCTGTTTCTGGGCCGTGATGTCCTGCATGGCCCCTACAATGCGCACCGGCTTCCCGACGTCATCCCTGATCAGGGAGCCTTGGTCCACCACGTAGGCATATTCGCCGTTGGCTTTCATGAACCGGTACTCCTCGCGCCAGAAGTCTTTGTTGGCATGGGTAATGACTTCCTCCAGGGAGGCATTGACGCGGTCCAGGTCCTCGGGGTGCACCTGGTGGGCCCAGAGGTCAAACTCCAGCCCGAACTCCTGCACCTTAAACCCGAACAGTTTCTCAAAGCCCAGCCCCCAGGCAATGGTACCGGTATGCAGGTCAAAGTCCCAGATGGCGTCGTTGGTCGCCAGGGTGGCGTAATAGAAGCGCTCATTGCTTTCTCTGAGTTCTTTTTCGGCCAGCTTGCTTTCCATGATCAACTGGAGCAGGTTACGCACGCTCTCCAAGGATGTCTCTTCTTCGCTCGTAGGCGCTTTGGCTTCCTGCAAATACACCACAAACGCCCCCAGCACTTTCTGCCCGGTGCTTACCACCGGGAATGACCAGCACGCGTTTATATCAAAGGAGCGCGCCAGTTCCTGCAGCAGCTCATTTTTTGATTCCTGTACAATGTGTTTGATGATCACTTTCTCCCCGGAGGATGCGTCTTTGAGAAAAGCTTCTTTGGCTTGCTCCAGCAAAATACCGTTCAAGGCCCTGGAGAAATCTGAGGGCAGGCTGGGCGCCGCCACAGGATAGAGCCGTTCACGCTGCAGTTGCAGGGCAGAGCACCGCATGTCCGGGTAAATCTTCTCTACCCCGGCCAGGTAAAAGGCCACTACGTCTTCCAGGCTGGTGCCGGGGGTCGCGTTCTTTTCCAGTACCCGCTTACCCAGCTGTTCCAGGGCAATGACGCGGCGGTACCTGGTGAACCTGCCCACGGGCAAAGAGGCAGCTGCCGCCGCGGCCGCGGTGGCGGACTGGTCTGGGAGTACGCCCGCCGCAATGAGGGCCTGGGCCTGCGCCAATTCCTGCTGCGTGCTTTCCAGTTCCAGGCGCAGACTCTCCAGCTTTTTCTGGGTCTGCTGCAAAGCCTCTTCCAGGGCCAGCAACTGGCTTCCGTCTGGGCTCTCTGAATTCTGAAAAACTAGCATGTCCTTTTCTTTCTGCTTCATCATGGCTTTACAGCTGAAACTCTATCATCCTGGCGGCGCCGGATGTTGGTGGCTCCTATATTTTTTCCTGGCACTGGCAAATATTCCTGCTTTTCTGGCTCGTTTGGTTGGGTCAGGCGTTTTAGGCCTGTTTTCAAGAAAACGCCCTTAAAACGCCTGGCCTTTATGTTGGTGTCCGGGTCTCCGGCTGCTGGCAAAAGCTGGTTTGGCCAGGCAGGGCCTAAGCGTGGTAACACTTAAAGCTACAGGGCTTAACGGCAACAGACACGACTGCAAACGGAGGAGCTAATCTACTAAAACAGAAACACGTAGCCTAGAACCCATTCTGCTTTTAGCCTATTATTCATGGAAAAAGTTAAAAAAGAAAGCCCCACCGGTTTCTAAACCAATGGGGCTTTCTTTTTTAAGAAGTGTATTCTTTACAGAATTAACATCACGTCTCCGTAGCTAAAGAACTTATATTCTTCTTTGATTGCGGTGCGGTAGGCTTCCATGACCAGGTCATACCCCCCAAAGGCGGCAGCCATCATCAGGAGCGTAGACTCCGGCATGTGGAAATTGGTGATCAGGGCGTTCGCGATTTTGAAATCATACGGCGGAAAGATGAACCGGTCCGTCCAGCCTTCGTTGGGCTTCAGGCGGTTGTTCGCCGACACCGATGACTCCAGGGCGCGCATGGTGGTGGTACCCACCGCGCACACGCGCTTCTTGGCATCCAGAGCCTTGTTCACAATTTTGGCGGTTTCCTCAGTCACAAAGAACTGCTCAGAGTCCATTTTGTGCTTGGTCAGGTCCTCTACGTCTACCGGCCGGAACGTGCCCAGGCCTACGTGAAGGGTTACCGGGGCCACATCCACACCTTTCAGTTCCAGGCGCTTCAGTACCTCTTTGGTAAAGTGAAGACCCGCGGTGGGGGCAGCCACGGCGCCAGTCACCTCGGCGTAGACCGTCTGGTAACGCTCTTCGTCTTCGGGCTCTGGCTCGCGCTTGATGTATTTAGGCAGCGGGGTCTCGCCCAGGCTATGCACAATCTTGTAGAAATCCTCATCCGGGCCGTCATACAAAAACTTGATGGTACGTCCGCGGGAGGTGGTGTTGTCAATAACCTCGGCTACCAGGTCGCTATCCCCGAAGTAGAGCTTGTTGCCCACCCGTATCTTACGGGCCGGGTCTACCAGCACATCCCAGAGGTGAATGCGCTTGTCCAGTTCTCTTAGCAAGAATACCTCAATCTTGGCGCCGGTCTTCTCTTTATTGCCGTACAAACGGGCCGGGAACACTTTGGTGTTGTTGGTCACTAGCACGTCACCCTCATCAAAATAGGTGATAATATCTTTAAAGATTTTATGCTCTATCTTGCCGCTGTCACGGTGCAGGACCATCATGCGGGCCTCATCACGGTGGGCTGCCGGGTGAGTGGCCATTAACTCATTGGGCAGGTCAAATTTGAACTCAGATAACTTCATATTTAATATTACGGTATTAAAATATTACGCAAAAACAGACCGCAAAGGTAGGCAGTTTGCCTTAATTTATATTACTTTCAGATAAATAAGTATCTTTACCCGCTTTGGTTGTCTCTAATGCCTAAACATAACACCCGCTGCTATGTTATCCATTAGCTGCCACCGCTGCGCCGGTTACCCCCTTTAACCTTTTCATTATTAACGCATTCCTTTTCACCCCATAATTCTGTAATTTCCCATATGATCTACTTCCGGCTGGTGTTAGAGAGTTTTAGGTTCGCGTGGCAGGCCCTGCGGGCTAACCTCCTGCGCACCATTCTCTCGTTGCTGGGGGTGACCATTGGTATCTTCGCCATTATCTCAGTATTCACCATTGTAGACTCTTTGGAGCGCAGCATCAGAGAGAGCATGAGCTTTGTGGGCGAGCGTATCATCTACGTGGAGAAATTCCCCTGGATCTTTAAAGGCGGCCAGGACATACCCTGGTGGAAATACATGCAGCGCCCACCGGCCAACAGCCGGGAGTTCAAGTACCTGGAAGGCACGCTGGAGAACGCCGAGGGCGTGGCCATGGTGTCACGGCGGGGCGGCAACACCTTTAAGCACCGCAACAACAGCATGAGCGGGCTTATGCTGCAGGGCGTCTCTAAAGACTTTAACAAAGTAGCCGAGGTACCTATTGAAGAGGGACGCTTTTTCACCCAACAGGAGGTAGAAGGCGCCCGCAACGTGATCATCATCGGCGCCGAGGTGGCCGAGAACCTCTTCCCTTACGGCGGTGCCCTGGGGGGCGACATTAAGATAAAAGGCCAGAAGTTCACGGTGGTGGGCGTCATGGAAAAACAAGGGGCCGGTCTGTTTGAGGGCCTGCCCACCAATGACAAAAACGCGTACGTGCCCTTTGGGGCCTTCGGGAAGATGTTTGCAGGCGGCCCGCGGGGCATTCAGCCGGTGCTCATGATCAAGGGCAAGGCAGAGGATGCGGGGCTGCAGAACCTGGAGTATGAGGTAAAAGGCAAGATGCGCACCGTGCGGGGCCTCAAACCCTATGAGGAAGATAACTTTGCCGTGAACCGCTCAGAGATGATGGCCGACGCCATTGGCGAGATGTTCTCCATCATCGGCATAGCCGGCTGGGTGATTGGCGGGTTCTCTATCTTGGTGGGCGGCTTTGGTATTGCCAACATCATGTTTGTGTCTGTGAAAGAGCGCACCAATATCATAGGCATTCAGAAATCACTGGGGGCCAAGAACTTCTTTATTCTGTTCCAGTTCCTGTTTGAGTCTGTGTTCCTGAGCCTGATTGGCGGGGGCGTGGGCATTCTGCTAGTGTCTTTGATAACCTTAATCCCCATGGGCACGTTGGATATTATCCTTACGCCCGGAAACATCCTGCTGGGGTTGGGCGTATCGGTCGTGATTGGCGTTCTCTCCGGCATTATCCCGGCCGTGATCGCCTCCCATCTGGACCCGGTTATTGCCATCAGGTCAAAATAATTCAGTTTTTATTTTCAGATGAATGCCATGGGACTTCCCTCCACCCTGCGCGCGTTGCTGCCTGCGCCTTTTCCAGACCCCAACCACCGGCAGCCCTGAACTCATGCAAGCGTACCTAGGGGGCTTCCACCCGACTAATAACAATAATATAATTTTTGACGTGCCCGTTTCCGGCTTGTTTTCCGTAGAATGGGCTTAATACATGATTGATCTATGACGAAGTTGAGAAAGACGAGTAAAACAAAGTTGCATGATGAAGTGCAGAATGCCGGCAGCGGCACCACCATCATTCAGCCAGATGTAAATGATAACAAAGTTGGTTCCCTGCAGGAAGCCAAGAAAATAGCCAAGCGCGAAACCCCCATCATCAGTGATGATGACAAGCGCATTAGAGAGGCGTTTACAGACAAGAACTGGAACGAGATCAAGATCGCGGACTCCTGGCAGATCTTTAAGGTGATGTCTGAGTTTGTGGAAGGCTTTGAGAAAATGGCCAAGATTGGACCTTGCGTGTCTATCTTCGGCTCGGCCAGAACCAAACCGGAGAATCCCTACTATAAAATGGCCGAGGAAATTGCCGCCAAACTGGTGCGCCACGGCTACGGCGTGATCACGGGCGGTGGCCCGGGTATCATGGAAGCCGGTAACAAAGGCGCCCACTCAGAGGGAGGCCGCTCGGTGGGCCTGAACATTCAGTTGCCTTTTGAGCAGTTCAACAACATCTACATAGATCCAGACAAGATCATCAACTTTGACTACTTCTTTGTACGCAAAGTGATGTTCGTGAAATACGCCCAGGGCTTTATTGGCATGCCCGGCGGCTTTGGTACCTTGGACGAACTGTTTGAGGCCATCACGTTAATCCAGACCAAGAAGATTGGCAAGTTCCCGATTGTACTGGTGGGCAAAGCCTACTGGGGCGGGATGTTTGACTGGATCAAGGACGTAATGCTGGCCCAGGAAAGCAACATCAGCCCCGAGGATCTGGACCTGGTGCACCTGGTAGACAACGCCACCGATGCCGTGACCGTCATTGATGAGTTCTACAGCAAATACCTGCTGTCTCCCAACTTCTAAGAGAAAAGCGAACGGCCTGTTTTGGGCCTGTTTTCAGAAAAAGAGCCCGGAAACGTTTCCGGGCTCTTTTGGTTTTAGCCCTGCCTGTAATACACTAACTTTGCTTAAACTGAGTTTATAGAGTAACCCCGCCCCCGCGTCATGACCCCAGATAGCACCAAAAGACAGAGACAGGCCCGCGTGCTCCGCGATTTCCGGAAAGTGCACCGGATCACGGGCGCCCTGCTGTTCGTCTTTTTCTTTGTGTTGGCCCTTACGGGGCTTCTGCTGGGCTGGAAGAAACACACGGGCGGCGTGATCCTGGCCAAGACCTACACCGGCTCCTCTACCAACCTCAAAGACTGGCTCCCTGTGGACAGCCTCACCGCCAACGCCTTTCAAGCCATTAGAGATTCCCTGGGCCAGGAAACGCCCCTCACCCTGGACCGCATAGACCTTCGCCCGGACAAGGGCACCGCCAAGTTCACGTTTGTGGAAGGCTACCTGGGCGTGCAGCTGGACGGGGCCACCGGCCAAACCCTGCACCTGGAAAGCCGCCGCGCCGATTTTATTGAGCACCTGCATGACGGCACCGTACTGGACCGGTTATTTGGAGTAGAGAGCGG
This Rufibacter radiotolerans DNA region includes the following protein-coding sequences:
- a CDS encoding 2-C-methyl-D-erythritol 4-phosphate cytidylyltransferase; the encoded protein is MSSSELKKYAIIVAGGSGSRMQAAQPKQFLPIGGEPVLMHTLRRFHAFDPTMPLVLVLPQAEVKTWQGLCGDYSFTLPHQVVVGGTSRFQSVKNGLAALDQEQDGVVAVHDGVRPFVDNAILQAAYNKAFAQGTAVVAVSLKDSIRRVRGGSSKAVDRSAYRLVQTPQCFRLPLLRRAYAQPESPLFTDDASVVERFGHKIHLVEGSFKNIKLTTPEDLLLAEAFLQQEKNQPSAEPLKK
- a CDS encoding PepSY-associated TM helix domain-containing protein, giving the protein MTPDSTKRQRQARVLRDFRKVHRITGALLFVFFFVLALTGLLLGWKKHTGGVILAKTYTGSSTNLKDWLPVDSLTANAFQAIRDSLGQETPLTLDRIDLRPDKGTAKFTFVEGYLGVQLDGATGQTLHLESRRADFIEHLHDGTVLDRLFGVESGILKVIYSTIMGVALLIFTITGFWLWYGPKRMKQEKPTLVAQPNRPRTGRPLHGE
- a CDS encoding LOG family protein — its product is MTKLRKTSKTKLHDEVQNAGSGTTIIQPDVNDNKVGSLQEAKKIAKRETPIISDDDKRIREAFTDKNWNEIKIADSWQIFKVMSEFVEGFEKMAKIGPCVSIFGSARTKPENPYYKMAEEIAAKLVRHGYGVITGGGPGIMEAGNKGAHSEGGRSVGLNIQLPFEQFNNIYIDPDKIINFDYFFVRKVMFVKYAQGFIGMPGGFGTLDELFEAITLIQTKKIGKFPIVLVGKAYWGGMFDWIKDVMLAQESNISPEDLDLVHLVDNATDAVTVIDEFYSKYLLSPNF
- the queA gene encoding tRNA preQ1(34) S-adenosylmethionine ribosyltransferase-isomerase QueA, with product MKLSEFKFDLPNELMATHPAAHRDEARMMVLHRDSGKIEHKIFKDIITYFDEGDVLVTNNTKVFPARLYGNKEKTGAKIEVFLLRELDKRIHLWDVLVDPARKIRVGNKLYFGDSDLVAEVIDNTTSRGRTIKFLYDGPDEDFYKIVHSLGETPLPKYIKREPEPEDEERYQTVYAEVTGAVAAPTAGLHFTKEVLKRLELKGVDVAPVTLHVGLGTFRPVDVEDLTKHKMDSEQFFVTEETAKIVNKALDAKKRVCAVGTTTMRALESSVSANNRLKPNEGWTDRFIFPPYDFKIANALITNFHMPESTLLMMAAAFGGYDLVMEAYRTAIKEEYKFFSYGDVMLIL
- a CDS encoding PAS domain-containing sensor histidine kinase, translating into MMKQKEKDMLVFQNSESPDGSQLLALEEALQQTQKKLESLRLELESTQQELAQAQALIAAGVLPDQSATAAAAAAASLPVGRFTRYRRVIALEQLGKRVLEKNATPGTSLEDVVAFYLAGVEKIYPDMRCSALQLQRERLYPVAAPSLPSDFSRALNGILLEQAKEAFLKDASSGEKVIIKHIVQESKNELLQELARSFDINACWSFPVVSTGQKVLGAFVVYLQEAKAPTSEEETSLESVRNLLQLIMESKLAEKELRESNERFYYATLATNDAIWDFDLHTGTIAWGLGFEKLFGFKVQEFGLEFDLWAHQVHPEDLDRVNASLEEVITHANKDFWREEYRFMKANGEYAYVVDQGSLIRDDVGKPVRIVGAMQDITAQKQAEEELRKLSVVARETVNGVLIMHPDLTVHWVNPSFTRMLGYTLEEIAGKTLGSFLSGAETDLGTLAYIDERLSKVQSLECDLLQYSKTHGKRWIKLQVQPLLDEHGQVERVFALLTDITQQKAEEQQLRLLESVITNAQDAIIISEVKPDDLHSLESIYFNNAFFAMTGYTQEEVLGKDPSFLNGPDTDPQVMEEIIRQMQAGLACEGELESYRKDGSRFWAQLLLIPMFNHKNQLTHWISMLRDITLRKSYAQERELLISELTQNNADLKQFTFITSHNLRAPLSNLTGIINLLDLDAVPEGRNKLLIQKFKESTVQLNTIIDDLLEILVIRNKPLTQKEQISLPEAFERVRLSVDGLLTEIGAQVTADFSQVPEVYYNGGYLYSILLNLLSNAIKYQSPDRVLHIEVTTEAVDGHQFLHFKDNGLGIDLKRYGERIFGLYQRFHQRKDSKGMGLYIAHSQAKAMGGNLTVASEVDQGTTFTLQF
- a CDS encoding ABC transporter permease, yielding MIYFRLVLESFRFAWQALRANLLRTILSLLGVTIGIFAIISVFTIVDSLERSIRESMSFVGERIIYVEKFPWIFKGGQDIPWWKYMQRPPANSREFKYLEGTLENAEGVAMVSRRGGNTFKHRNNSMSGLMLQGVSKDFNKVAEVPIEEGRFFTQQEVEGARNVIIIGAEVAENLFPYGGALGGDIKIKGQKFTVVGVMEKQGAGLFEGLPTNDKNAYVPFGAFGKMFAGGPRGIQPVLMIKGKAEDAGLQNLEYEVKGKMRTVRGLKPYEEDNFAVNRSEMMADAIGEMFSIIGIAGWVIGGFSILVGGFGIANIMFVSVKERTNIIGIQKSLGAKNFFILFQFLFESVFLSLIGGGVGILLVSLITLIPMGTLDIILTPGNILLGLGVSVVIGVLSGIIPAVIASHLDPVIAIRSK